A genomic stretch from Helianthus annuus cultivar XRQ/B chromosome 1, HanXRQr2.0-SUNRISE, whole genome shotgun sequence includes:
- the LOC110872661 gene encoding chloroplast envelope quinone oxidoreductase homolog isoform X2 → MKIEATSINPIDWKIQNGFVRPILPRKFPFIPLSDVAGEVVEVGPGVTNFKAGDKIVSTLGGAGGGLAEYAVAKESLTVPRPSEVSAADGACLGIAACAALHSLTVTGGLKLEKTEPRTNILVTAGSGGVGHYAVQLAKLGNTHVTATCGARNIDFVKSLGADEVLDYKTPEGAALKSPSGQKYDIVVDCTTVIPWSTFEPNLSPTGKVIDITPSGGTFWNYAMQKLTFSKKQVIPLLVIPNAQEIGCLVKLVKEGKLKTVIDSRYPLSKAEAAWAKSIEGHATGKVVVEP, encoded by the exons ATGAAAATAGAAGCAACAAGCATAAATCCAATTGACTGGAAGATACAGAACGGCTTTGTACGCCCTATTTTACCCAGAAAATTTCCGTTTATACCAC TTAGTGATGTGGCAGGAGAAGTTGTGGAAGTTGGACCTGGTGTAACGAACTTTAAAGCTGGTGACAAAATTGTTTCAACTCTT GGGGGTGCAGGCGGTGGGCTAGCCGAGTATGCGGTGGCTAAAGAAAGCTTAACGGTTCCAAGACCATCAGAGGTATCGGCTGCAGATGGTGCGTGTCTAGGTATTGCAGCGTGCGCCGCTCTACACTCCCTTACTGTAACCGGTGGGCTAAAACTGGAAAAAACAGAACCACGAACCAACATCCTAGTAACTGCTGGTTCTGGTGGTGTGGGTCACTATGCAGTCCAACTAGCAAAACTAGGTAATACCCATGTGACCGCAACATGTGGGGCCCGCAATATTGATTTTGTTAAAAGCTTAGGAGCCGACGAGGTTCTGGACTACAAGACCCCAGAAGGAGCCGCCCTCAAAAGCCCATCGGGCCAGAAATATGACATAGTGGTTGATTGCACTACTGTTATTCCGTGGTCAACCTTCGAGCCCAACCTGAGTCCAACTGGGAAGGTTATTGATATAACCCCGAGTGGTGGTACATTTTGGAATTATGCAATGCAAAAGTTAACTTTTTCGAAAAAGCAAGTTATACCGTTACTCGTGATTCCAAATGCACAAGAGATTGGTTGTCTTGTGAAGTTGGTAAAAGAAGGGAAACTGAAAACTGTTATCGACTCGAGATACCCTTTAAGTAAGGCAGAAGCGGCTTGGGCCAAGAGCATCGAGGGCCATGCCACTGGGAAGGTGGTTGTCGAGCCGTAA
- the LOC110872669 gene encoding chloroplast envelope quinone oxidoreductase homolog, giving the protein MTGKLMQAVSYDSYGKGAAGLKHVEIPVPTPGKGEMLIKVEAVSINPVDWKMQNGVARPVFPPKFPYVPLTDVAGEVVEVGSGVEKFKVGDKIVTYLGRPGGGLAEYALAKESPAVQRPPEVSAADASCLVVAGCTALHALTVSGGLKLDKSEQLTNVLVTNGSGGVGHYAVQLAKLGNTHVTATCGARNIEFVKSLGADEVLDYKTPEGASLKSPSGLKYDLVIHCTVGIPWSTFKANLTPTGKVIDLTPGGGTIWNYAVNKLTFSKKQLLPLIVVPKGEEIECLVNLMKEGKIKTVIDSRYPLSRAEEGWAKSMEGHATGKVVIECET; this is encoded by the exons ATGACCGGAAAATTGATGCAGGCGGTTTCCTACGATTCTTACGGCAAAGGGGCTGCCGGTTTAAAG CATGTTGAGATCCCTGTTCCTACTCCTGGCAAAGGTGAGATGCTGATTAAAGTGGAAGCAGTAAGCATAAATCCAGTCGATTGGAAGATGCAAAACGGAGTTGCTCGCCCTGTTTTCCCCCCAAAGTTTCCTTATGTACCAC TTACCGATGTAGCCGGAGAGGTGGTTGAGGTTGGATCTGGAGTAGAGAAATTTAAAGTTGGTGACAAAATTGTTACATACCTT GGGCGTCCGGGTGGAGGACTAGCCGAGTATGCGTTGGCTAAAGAGAGCCCAGCGGTTCAAAGACCACCCGAAGTCTCAGCTGCAGACGCGTCATGTCTAGTTGTTGCAGGGTGCACCGCTCTCCATGCCCTCACTGTAAGCGGTGGACTAAAGCTAGACAAAAGCGAACAACTCACAAATGTCCTGGTGACTAACGGTTCAGGTGGGGTTGGTCACTATGCGGTCCAACTTGCAAAACTTGGAAACACCCACGTAACCGCAACATGTGGGGCGCGTAACATAGAATTCGTCAAAAGTTTAGGAGCTGATGAGGTTCTTGACTACAAGACCCCAGAAGGAGCAAGCCTCAAAAGCCCATCGGGCCTGAAGTACGATCTAGTAATCCATTGCACCGTTGGGATCCCGTGGTCAACGTTTAAGGCTAACCTGACACCAACCGGGAAAGTAATCGACTTAACCCCGGGTGGAGGTACAATTTGGAACTATGCTGTGAATAAACTCACGTTCTCGAAGAAGCAACTTTTGCCGTTGATTGTGGTGCCGAAAGGTGAAGAGATCGAATGCCTTGTGAATTTGATGAAAGAAGGGAAAATTAAAACCGTAATCGACTCGAGATACCCTTTAAGTAGAGCTGAAGAGGGTTGGGCCAAGAGCATGGAGGGACATGCTACTGGGAAGGTGGTTATAGAGTGTGAGACATAA
- the LOC110872661 gene encoding chloroplast envelope quinone oxidoreductase homolog isoform X1: MAGKVMQAVWYTCYGGGAAGLKHVEIPIPAPGNDEILMKIEATSINPIDWKIQNGFVRPILPRKFPFIPLSDVAGEVVEVGPGVTNFKAGDKIVSTLGGAGGGLAEYAVAKESLTVPRPSEVSAADGACLGIAACAALHSLTVTGGLKLEKTEPRTNILVTAGSGGVGHYAVQLAKLGNTHVTATCGARNIDFVKSLGADEVLDYKTPEGAALKSPSGQKYDIVVDCTTVIPWSTFEPNLSPTGKVIDITPSGGTFWNYAMQKLTFSKKQVIPLLVIPNAQEIGCLVKLVKEGKLKTVIDSRYPLSKAEAAWAKSIEGHATGKVVVEP, from the exons ATGGCCGGAAAAGTGATGCAGGCGGTTTGGTACACTTGTTATGGCGGTGGTGCCGCCGGTTTGAAG CATGTTGAAATCCCTATCCCTGCTCCTGGAAATGATGAGATTCTGATGAAAATAGAAGCAACAAGCATAAATCCAATTGACTGGAAGATACAGAACGGCTTTGTACGCCCTATTTTACCCAGAAAATTTCCGTTTATACCAC TTAGTGATGTGGCAGGAGAAGTTGTGGAAGTTGGACCTGGTGTAACGAACTTTAAAGCTGGTGACAAAATTGTTTCAACTCTT GGGGGTGCAGGCGGTGGGCTAGCCGAGTATGCGGTGGCTAAAGAAAGCTTAACGGTTCCAAGACCATCAGAGGTATCGGCTGCAGATGGTGCGTGTCTAGGTATTGCAGCGTGCGCCGCTCTACACTCCCTTACTGTAACCGGTGGGCTAAAACTGGAAAAAACAGAACCACGAACCAACATCCTAGTAACTGCTGGTTCTGGTGGTGTGGGTCACTATGCAGTCCAACTAGCAAAACTAGGTAATACCCATGTGACCGCAACATGTGGGGCCCGCAATATTGATTTTGTTAAAAGCTTAGGAGCCGACGAGGTTCTGGACTACAAGACCCCAGAAGGAGCCGCCCTCAAAAGCCCATCGGGCCAGAAATATGACATAGTGGTTGATTGCACTACTGTTATTCCGTGGTCAACCTTCGAGCCCAACCTGAGTCCAACTGGGAAGGTTATTGATATAACCCCGAGTGGTGGTACATTTTGGAATTATGCAATGCAAAAGTTAACTTTTTCGAAAAAGCAAGTTATACCGTTACTCGTGATTCCAAATGCACAAGAGATTGGTTGTCTTGTGAAGTTGGTAAAAGAAGGGAAACTGAAAACTGTTATCGACTCGAGATACCCTTTAAGTAAGGCAGAAGCGGCTTGGGCCAAGAGCATCGAGGGCCATGCCACTGGGAAGGTGGTTGTCGAGCCGTAA